The Nitrososphaerota archaeon genome includes a region encoding these proteins:
- a CDS encoding DNA double-strand break repair nuclease NurA — MAEELIEWIKLPQDLQRRFFELTEKEASRLVKDIQKMDLQLKELSKELKPYLHEIPISNKSSIVAAIDGSRSPRLSERLGIRYGVFSVGAIFLKGIEKRKEDFRAGVFKRKQALSPDRSKFSFDLLTTYAERKLALEALENCDLLILDGSFYGFVYSAYLIKKSGLYSDYEDKILKEAFEVTELLRKSKKVISVIKRSHTRAIGGYLAVKDRKNPFTTIIDKLILSTFMPKRTFFNYQELIGDKLVQVYTRYATLASIGWSEGDLMEEAEKRTFMPFETLGLEKEGFKKMRRIQVRFYENMPPCEIEYPSSLNEEEILEIFGQKNFFNEATNLPLALDLIDSMVNLPSRFTEEFTSEVEGRVLEMIIKNQGNQEIVKTFFTLLNPQKQY, encoded by the coding sequence ATGGCTGAAGAATTAATAGAATGGATTAAGCTTCCACAAGATCTTCAGCGTCGCTTTTTTGAATTAACTGAAAAAGAAGCAAGTAGATTAGTAAAAGATATTCAAAAAATGGATTTACAACTTAAAGAATTAAGTAAAGAATTAAAACCATATCTTCATGAAATTCCAATATCAAACAAATCTTCGATTGTTGCTGCTATTGATGGTTCAAGATCACCAAGATTGAGTGAAAGACTTGGCATAAGGTATGGTGTATTTTCAGTAGGTGCAATTTTTTTAAAAGGTATTGAAAAAAGGAAAGAAGATTTTAGAGCTGGTGTTTTTAAAAGAAAACAAGCACTTTCACCAGATAGAAGTAAATTTTCTTTTGATTTATTAACAACTTATGCTGAAAGAAAATTGGCTTTAGAAGCTTTAGAAAATTGCGATTTATTAATCTTAGATGGGAGTTTCTATGGTTTCGTATATAGTGCATATTTAATAAAAAAATCAGGGTTATATAGTGATTATGAAGACAAAATTTTAAAAGAAGCTTTTGAAGTAACAGAATTATTAAGAAAAAGCAAAAAAGTAATAAGTGTGATAAAAAGAAGTCATACTAGAGCAATAGGAGGATATCTTGCAGTAAAAGATAGAAAAAATCCATTTACAACAATAATAGATAAACTTATACTTTCTACATTTATGCCTAAGAGGACTTTCTTTAATTATCAAGAACTTATAGGTGATAAATTAGTTCAAGTTTATACTCGCTATGCAACTTTAGCATCTATAGGATGGTCTGAAGGTGACTTAATGGAAGAAGCTGAAAAAAGGACCTTTATGCCATTTGAAACATTAGGTCTTGAAAAAGAAGGATTTAAAAAAATGAGAAGGATTCAAGTTAGATTTTATGAAAATATGCCACCATGCGAAATTGAATATCCATCTTCTTTAAATGAAGAAGAAATTTTAGAAATATTTGGACAAAAGAATTTTTTCAATGAGGCAACAAATTTACCTCTAGCTTTAGATTTGATAGATAGCATGGTAAATCTACCATCAAGATTTACAGAAGAATTTACTTCAGAAGTAGAAGGAAGAGTTTTAGAAATGATAATTAAGAATCAAGGTAATCAAGAAATAGTAAAAACTTTCTTTACATTATTAAATCCGCAAAAACAATATTAA
- a CDS encoding ATP-binding protein — protein MKFIGRIADGSTETSARVILLKDLEKEITSENLVLIKNGGDEKPSNQLLGVLRGGLGKNEFLSHTSYRPDVAYMKYGGEPSGAREVFSFLIKPIGVITENGIEPNLSIIQPRSPVYLLEEEDNPFQLMVKGEDIIWTNAYLEGHESWKIPVRKFFIPYHVGVYGSTGSGKSWFTRHVLIPLYLKSGYKVLVLDWSGTDYAPYYQDSDNVEVIKITDIALDEESILSYFDDKTNGFGRNENVKDGFDSFIEGWVEKVKNAIEISKKEGKDPAEILYNQLKKQINENILSIKREDWKNSAERASKRIFRRFKPQDLKPIMGTMSIEEVIKKFENKNLIIIDMGGILTEAKLGFFLSLSRYLYGLMEIGKNLMISLIMDEAPQYAPWDPRGIQSETTEMIKNLAALGRKRMLNLTLIAQGIKGEIGINAAVRRNLNTHFFGRIHPLDAGGEGGASEWLSPYDITSDQLLQLKPGRFYFSGAMNVSPVPLLITYKIE, from the coding sequence TTGAAATTTATTGGTAGAATAGCTGATGGTTCTACTGAAACTTCTGCTAGAGTTATTTTATTAAAAGATTTGGAAAAAGAAATAACTTCAGAAAACCTTGTTCTTATTAAGAATGGAGGAGATGAAAAGCCATCAAATCAATTATTAGGTGTTCTTAGGGGTGGATTAGGTAAAAATGAATTTCTTAGTCATACATCTTATAGACCTGATGTTGCATATATGAAATATGGTGGTGAGCCATCTGGAGCTAGAGAAGTTTTTTCTTTCTTAATTAAACCAATAGGTGTTATTACTGAAAATGGAATAGAACCAAATTTATCAATAATTCAACCAAGGTCTCCAGTATATCTTTTAGAAGAGGAAGATAATCCTTTTCAATTAATGGTAAAAGGAGAAGATATTATTTGGACGAATGCATATTTAGAGGGGCATGAATCTTGGAAAATTCCAGTAAGAAAATTCTTTATTCCTTATCATGTAGGTGTTTATGGAAGTACTGGTAGCGGTAAATCTTGGTTTACACGTCATGTTCTTATACCATTATATCTTAAATCTGGATATAAAGTACTTGTATTAGATTGGAGTGGTACTGATTATGCACCTTATTATCAAGATTCGGATAATGTTGAAGTTATAAAAATTACTGATATAGCTTTAGATGAAGAATCGATTTTAAGTTATTTTGATGATAAAACTAATGGTTTTGGAAGAAATGAAAATGTTAAAGATGGTTTTGATTCATTTATTGAAGGGTGGGTTGAAAAAGTAAAAAATGCTATTGAGATTTCAAAAAAAGAAGGGAAAGACCCTGCTGAAATTTTATATAATCAACTTAAAAAACAAATTAATGAAAATATTTTAAGTATAAAAAGAGAAGATTGGAAAAATTCTGCTGAAAGAGCTAGTAAAAGAATATTTAGAAGATTTAAACCTCAAGATTTAAAACCAATAATGGGAACAATGAGTATAGAAGAAGTTATAAAAAAATTTGAAAATAAAAATTTAATCATTATAGATATGGGAGGAATTTTAACAGAGGCTAAACTTGGTTTTTTCCTTTCTCTTTCTAGATATCTTTATGGTTTAATGGAAATTGGAAAAAATTTAATGATAAGTTTAATAATGGATGAAGCCCCTCAATATGCTCCTTGGGACCCAAGAGGCATTCAAAGTGAAACAACTGAAATGATAAAAAATTTAGCTGCTTTAGGAAGAAAAAGAATGCTTAATTTAACTCTTATAGCTCAAGGAATAAAAGGAGAAATTGGAATAAATGCTGCTGTAAGAAGAAATTTGAATACCCATTTCTTTGGAAGAATACATCCGTTAGATGCTGGAGGAGAAGGTGGAGCTTCAGAATGGCTATCACCTTATGATATAACATCTGATCAATTACTTCAACTTAAACCTGGAAGATTCTATTTCTCAGGAGCTATGAATGTATCACCAGTTCCATTACTTATAACATATAAAATTGAGTGA
- a CDS encoding corrinoid protein codes for MQNDILKEIQEALLSMDIEKTLLLTKRALEQGLNPIKIIEDGLSNGIRKLGNMYENGEAFLPELVMGAEIMKRAVEIIKPELEKRKEERKKLGKVMLATVEGDIHDIGKNLVALMLWINGFEIIDLGVDVPAKEIIEKIKELKPDVLGLSALLTTTLLEQKRVIEELERTGLRKNVKVIVGGAPVTEEWAKKIGADGYAPDAVKAVGKVRELLRL; via the coding sequence ATGCAAAATGATATATTAAAAGAAATACAAGAAGCTTTATTATCAATGGACATAGAAAAAACTTTACTATTAACTAAAAGAGCTTTAGAACAGGGATTGAATCCTATAAAAATAATAGAAGATGGGCTTTCAAATGGTATAAGAAAATTAGGAAATATGTATGAAAATGGAGAAGCTTTTTTACCAGAACTTGTTATGGGTGCTGAAATCATGAAAAGAGCTGTAGAAATAATTAAACCTGAATTGGAAAAAAGAAAGGAAGAAAGAAAAAAGCTTGGAAAAGTTATGCTAGCTACAGTTGAAGGAGATATACATGATATAGGAAAAAATTTAGTAGCTCTTATGCTTTGGATTAATGGATTTGAAATAATAGATTTGGGCGTGGATGTTCCAGCAAAAGAAATAATTGAAAAAATTAAAGAATTAAAACCTGATGTTTTAGGCTTATCAGCACTTCTTACAACTACATTATTAGAACAAAAAAGAGTTATAGAAGAATTAGAGAGAACTGGATTAAGAAAAAATGTAAAAGTAATTGTAGGAGGAGCACCTGTTACTGAAGAATGGGCTAAAAAAATAGGAGCAGATGGATATGCTCCAGATGCTGTTAAAGCTGTAGGAAAAGTAAGAGAGCTTTTAAGATTATGA
- a CDS encoding uroporphyrinogen decarboxylase family protein translates to MNGQKEWEKNNERFLATLNLEESDRVPIMDIVNNEKIRKIVKTNDPLETNARAYKYLGIDITRDYWWFTDFMWFKNKFFEWIDILGIEKEGWAIKTKAGTTWIDKRPFKNLDELSNKLPPEPDESKIAEWFIPYHKKTIEGYKKHGIVFVGNFEGPLTEAYMFTGYDLFFQAMFMAKNIVNKLLDIFEKWIMIRLKLWVEENMGDVIFLGEDIAFDKGLMFSPKWLNENWFPRIKRIRNFLFNKNIKMIFHSDGNLNPILDKLVFDLKIDALHPIDPTAGMKIDEVKEKYGNHVALIGHIDCSHLLPFGTIKEIIEKVKETLSIAAPGSGYILGSSSEIHDAIPIENAKALYETGRKYGKYPIKKGE, encoded by the coding sequence ATGAATGGACAAAAAGAATGGGAGAAAAATAATGAAAGATTCTTAGCAACTTTAAATCTTGAAGAAAGTGATAGAGTTCCAATTATGGATATAGTAAATAATGAAAAAATTAGAAAAATTGTTAAAACAAACGATCCTCTTGAAACAAATGCAAGAGCATACAAATATTTAGGAATAGATATAACTAGAGATTATTGGTGGTTTACAGATTTCATGTGGTTTAAAAATAAATTTTTTGAATGGATAGATATTTTAGGAATTGAAAAAGAAGGTTGGGCTATTAAAACAAAAGCAGGAACTACATGGATTGATAAAAGACCTTTTAAAAATTTAGATGAACTTAGTAATAAACTTCCTCCAGAACCAGATGAAAGTAAAATAGCAGAATGGTTTATTCCATACCATAAAAAAACTATTGAAGGATATAAGAAGCATGGTATAGTATTTGTAGGAAATTTTGAAGGACCATTAACTGAAGCTTATATGTTTACAGGTTATGATTTATTTTTTCAAGCTATGTTTATGGCAAAAAATATAGTAAACAAACTTTTAGATATTTTCGAAAAATGGATAATGATTAGACTTAAGCTTTGGGTAGAAGAAAATATGGGCGATGTAATATTCTTAGGAGAAGACATAGCTTTTGATAAAGGGTTAATGTTTTCTCCTAAATGGCTTAATGAAAATTGGTTTCCAAGAATTAAACGCATAAGAAATTTTCTTTTTAATAAAAATATAAAAATGATATTTCATAGTGATGGGAACCTTAATCCAATATTAGATAAACTAGTTTTTGATTTAAAAATAGATGCATTGCACCCAATAGATCCAACAGCAGGAATGAAGATAGATGAAGTTAAAGAAAAATATGGAAATCATGTCGCTTTAATTGGTCATATAGACTGTAGCCATCTTTTACCATTTGGAACAATAAAAGAAATAATTGAAAAAGTAAAAGAAACATTATCTATAGCTGCTCCAGGCAGTGGTTATATTTTAGGATCAAGTAGTGAAATACATGATGCTATACCTATAGAGAATGCAAAAGCTTTATATGAAACAGGAAGAAAATATGGTAAATATCCAATTAAAAAAGGTGAGTGA
- a CDS encoding cobalamin-dependent protein (Presence of a B(12) (cobalamin)-binding domain implies dependence on cobalamin itself, in one of its several forms, or in some unusual lineages, dependence on a cobalamin-like analog.), protein MENRIYKLVMEFKPFEVEKEIKHLLSIGVDPNEILNSLRKAMFDACEKYGKEFALPQLSAIMASFYMGYEILKDKIKKMDKGRILIGTLGSMHYIGKDIIKVLYIADGFEVKDLGENLMAEDFIKGIKDFKPHLVGLSVFLTNAIFEIEKIIKFLKENNLRDKVKVIIGGVQGNPYIAKKFELDGWAHDPKTALEIANKLVKEVREKYG, encoded by the coding sequence ATGGAAAATAGGATATATAAACTAGTTATGGAATTTAAACCATTTGAAGTAGAGAAAGAAATTAAACATCTTCTTTCAATTGGGGTTGATCCTAATGAAATTCTTAATAGCTTAAGAAAAGCAATGTTTGATGCATGTGAAAAATATGGTAAGGAATTTGCACTCCCACAACTTTCTGCAATAATGGCATCCTTTTATATGGGTTATGAAATTTTAAAAGATAAAATTAAAAAAATGGATAAAGGCAGAATTTTAATAGGAACATTAGGTTCTATGCATTATATAGGGAAAGATATTATAAAAGTATTGTATATAGCAGATGGTTTTGAAGTTAAAGATTTAGGCGAGAATTTAATGGCAGAAGATTTTATAAAAGGTATAAAAGATTTTAAACCTCACTTAGTTGGGCTTTCAGTATTTTTAACAAATGCAATATTTGAAATAGAGAAAATAATTAAATTCTTAAAAGAAAATAATTTAAGAGATAAAGTTAAGGTTATAATAGGAGGAGTGCAAGGTAATCCATATATAGCTAAAAAATTTGAATTAGATGGTTGGGCTCATGATCCTAAAACTGCTTTAGAAATTGCAAATAAATTAGTTAAGGAGGTACGTGAAAAATATGGTTGA
- a CDS encoding uroporphyrinogen decarboxylase family protein, producing the protein MVEITGLERALIYLSGEKPDKMPIWLESVYLAWKYSGVPSLREYIHDGKAIARGHIAVAEKFRVDITGVNTDQWVMYEILGAEVEILDHVVQAKIQPWRYKPDRSIYDRFIEKVERIEKNIEEFDPRKCKRAQAIFEAWKIVAEKIGKKVLLRQGILGPAATLALTIGMTEVMRDVMIFPDLLPTLTRIVRGPLMEWTVDVAYKMVEAINFTNFCMGFSGYDKSILSPDLREWLAALDLEYLNKVRSRIGKDVPITTHVCSWDPDLDFIYEKFGKPKLINELQFYAPGSTYPLEKAVEKFGDKIPLCAGIDHLGPLFSGTPNDVELMVKNSIELGKNCISFALGPGCGLSPNTPEENLLKISEIRDKYGRYK; encoded by the coding sequence ATGGTTGAAATTACAGGTCTTGAAAGAGCTTTAATTTACTTAAGTGGAGAAAAACCAGATAAAATGCCAATATGGTTAGAATCTGTTTATTTAGCTTGGAAATATTCTGGCGTACCAAGTTTAAGGGAATATATTCACGATGGAAAAGCAATAGCAAGAGGACATATAGCTGTAGCTGAAAAATTTAGAGTTGATATTACAGGGGTTAATACAGATCAATGGGTTATGTATGAAATATTAGGTGCTGAAGTTGAAATTTTAGATCATGTTGTACAAGCAAAGATTCAACCATGGCGCTATAAGCCAGATCGTAGTATTTATGATAGATTTATTGAAAAAGTAGAAAGAATTGAAAAGAACATAGAAGAATTTGATCCTAGAAAATGTAAAAGGGCTCAAGCAATATTTGAAGCATGGAAAATTGTTGCAGAAAAAATTGGAAAAAAAGTTCTTTTAAGACAAGGAATACTTGGACCTGCTGCAACTTTAGCTTTAACGATTGGAATGACCGAAGTAATGAGAGATGTTATGATATTTCCAGATTTACTTCCTACTTTAACAAGAATAGTTAGAGGGCCTTTAATGGAATGGACAGTTGATGTAGCATATAAAATGGTAGAAGCAATCAATTTTACAAATTTTTGTATGGGATTTAGTGGATATGATAAATCTATTTTAAGCCCAGATTTAAGAGAATGGTTAGCTGCATTAGATTTAGAATATTTAAATAAAGTTAGATCAAGAATAGGTAAAGATGTTCCTATTACAACTCATGTTTGTAGTTGGGATCCAGATTTAGATTTTATATATGAAAAATTTGGAAAACCTAAACTTATAAATGAATTGCAATTTTATGCTCCAGGATCAACTTATCCATTAGAAAAAGCTGTTGAAAAATTTGGTGATAAAATTCCACTTTGTGCTGGAATTGATCATCTTGGACCACTTTTTTCTGGAACGCCTAATGATGTTGAATTAATGGTAAAAAATTCGATAGAATTAGGAAAAAATTGCATATCTTTTGCACTTGGCCCTGGATGTGGATTGAGCCCAAATACTCCAGAAGAAAATTTACTTAAAATTTCAGAAATAAGAGATAAATACGGAAGATATAAATGA
- a CDS encoding MFS transporter, which yields MPIIGRFSGKAGKIAYATGAFGESLIFAIIGTYLIYFYSEIVLLDPVLIGIGFMATYGIWNAINDVIAGYISDKTRTKWGRRIPYVSIFSPIMILLFIMIWSPPVGGKPLSNPFDPCIFTFFIIVIFIFEFVYTLVDVGWNALFPEMYRDITDRSEVAVYRQIFATIGIIITIILTPQLITYFTENFGTFQGWTFVGIVVSLMGGISFLLSLLGSKEKEITSVKSTLPIKEYFKITFTNKSFLTAAFLILTTSWIWSVLEAMIPFIVQHFLGGKTSDITIVGAPMIIFPILFYPIWRKICIRYGSRFTLILSTILMASGLLVLAFWADSIIKAIILTAFFGAMNSGVQITRELLIPDVIDEDANRTGLRREGIYYGARTFIDRFALALTGASTAFIFGLSGYVPGAVQPSEVIWNMRIGLALVIIIALTVFLIAAKYYPLGKKKI from the coding sequence TTGCCTATTATAGGTAGATTTAGTGGAAAAGCTGGAAAAATAGCGTATGCAACAGGTGCTTTTGGAGAATCTTTAATATTTGCTATCATAGGAACATATTTAATATATTTTTATAGCGAAATTGTTCTTCTTGATCCAGTTTTAATTGGAATAGGATTTATGGCAACTTATGGTATTTGGAATGCAATAAATGATGTAATTGCAGGATATATTTCTGATAAAACAAGAACTAAATGGGGAAGAAGAATACCTTATGTTTCTATATTTTCACCAATAATGATTTTATTATTTATAATGATATGGTCTCCTCCAGTTGGTGGAAAGCCTTTATCCAATCCCTTCGATCCTTGTATTTTCACATTCTTTATTATTGTTATTTTTATTTTCGAATTTGTTTATACTCTTGTTGATGTAGGATGGAATGCATTATTTCCTGAAATGTATAGAGATATTACAGATAGAAGTGAAGTTGCAGTATATAGACAAATTTTTGCAACAATTGGCATTATAATAACAATAATACTTACTCCTCAATTGATAACATATTTTACAGAGAATTTTGGTACTTTTCAAGGATGGACTTTTGTAGGGATAGTAGTAAGTTTAATGGGCGGAATATCATTCTTATTATCTCTTCTTGGAAGTAAAGAGAAAGAAATAACTTCAGTAAAATCTACACTTCCTATTAAAGAATATTTTAAAATTACTTTTACAAATAAGTCTTTTTTAACAGCAGCTTTTCTAATATTAACAACAAGCTGGATATGGAGTGTTCTTGAAGCAATGATACCATTTATTGTCCAACATTTCCTTGGAGGAAAAACTAGCGATATAACAATTGTAGGCGCACCAATGATAATTTTCCCAATACTATTTTATCCAATTTGGAGAAAAATTTGTATACGATATGGTTCTAGATTTACATTAATTCTTTCTACAATATTAATGGCTTCTGGACTATTAGTACTTGCATTTTGGGCAGATTCCATAATAAAAGCTATTATATTAACAGCTTTCTTTGGTGCCATGAATAGTGGTGTGCAAATTACTAGAGAACTCTTAATACCAGATGTTATAGATGAAGATGCAAATAGAACAGGTTTAAGAAGAGAAGGAATATACTATGGTGCACGTACATTTATTGATAGATTTGCTTTAGCTCTTACAGGTGCAAGTACAGCTTTCATTTTTGGATTAAGTGGATATGTACCTGGAGCAGTACAACCTAGCGAAGTAATATGGAACATGCGTATTGGTTTAGCTCTTGTAATAATAATAGCTTTAACTGTATTCTTAATTGCGGCAAAATATTATCCTCTTGGAAAGAAGAAGATATAA
- a CDS encoding trehalase family glycosidase, which produces MKLDRLLIKAKEILYENLKEYGKHKIVVPHLNGYPIPYCWDTAFHVIALSHIDPLLAKENIEALLSLQKEDGMIPNAPIEVYNQDLRSQPPIIIYAVNYYSNVAKDFKNLKNWYPRLKKFYEWWNNYGDPIDSINGLVSPFTGAREESPMMAYWAICSTGMDNHALYDFTNGKTLKRNGFYYIPIEDLLLNNVLAASAEALFEIANKLGIEDDAKNFQYEYHKKASLINKYMWYEKESFYYPIDWKGNIIKVKSIQAFMPLFSKILSNENASRLIFHLISPKEFWGKYGIPTIAFDDEKYMSPQPSWLYSLDPYYWRGPIWAPTTYFVFKGLLNYGYKEIAKKLATKWFNLINKTKVFAEYYYEDGKPGLTGLYNFGWTAAVTITLAIESNLIKSENL; this is translated from the coding sequence TTGAAATTAGATCGGTTATTAATAAAAGCTAAAGAAATATTATATGAAAATTTAAAAGAATATGGAAAACATAAAATTGTTGTTCCACATCTTAATGGCTATCCTATACCATATTGTTGGGATACTGCCTTTCATGTAATAGCTTTATCACATATCGATCCATTACTTGCTAAAGAAAATATTGAAGCTCTTCTTTCTTTGCAAAAAGAGGATGGCATGATTCCAAATGCTCCTATAGAAGTATACAATCAAGATTTAAGAAGCCAACCTCCTATTATAATATATGCAGTAAACTATTATTCAAATGTAGCAAAAGATTTTAAAAATTTAAAAAATTGGTATCCTAGATTAAAGAAATTTTATGAATGGTGGAATAATTATGGTGATCCAATAGATTCAATTAATGGACTTGTAAGTCCATTCACTGGTGCAAGAGAAGAGAGCCCAATGATGGCATATTGGGCTATATGCTCAACTGGTATGGACAATCATGCTTTATATGATTTTACTAATGGAAAAACTTTAAAAAGAAATGGATTTTATTATATACCAATTGAAGACCTTTTACTTAATAATGTTCTTGCTGCAAGTGCTGAAGCTTTATTTGAAATTGCTAATAAATTAGGAATAGAAGATGATGCAAAGAATTTTCAATATGAATATCATAAAAAAGCTTCACTTATTAATAAATATATGTGGTATGAAAAAGAAAGTTTTTATTATCCTATTGATTGGAAAGGAAATATTATTAAAGTTAAATCTATACAAGCATTTATGCCATTATTTTCTAAAATATTAAGTAATGAAAATGCTTCTCGACTCATTTTTCATCTTATTTCTCCAAAAGAATTTTGGGGAAAATATGGAATACCGACAATAGCTTTTGATGATGAAAAATACATGTCTCCTCAACCATCTTGGTTATATTCTCTAGACCCATATTATTGGAGAGGCCCAATATGGGCTCCTACAACTTATTTTGTTTTTAAAGGCTTATTAAATTATGGCTATAAAGAAATTGCTAAAAAATTAGCAACAAAATGGTTTAATTTAATTAATAAAACAAAAGTTTTTGCTGAATACTATTATGAAGATGGTAAGCCAGGTTTAACAGGTCTTTATAATTTTGGATGGACAGCAGCAGTAACAATTACTCTTGCAATAGAAAGCAATTTAATAAAATCTGAAAATTTATGA
- a CDS encoding ATP-binding protein: MKIMICGKGGTGKTALTVLIAKILSKYFKVYIIDSDESNIVLPILLGVATPKSLVEYIGGKKEEEEFEKMETDIAKALTKAKEGIKLNLLPSDYISFSNEGIGLVIIGKVREYGEGCACPFNILTKILLGNLALDKNEIVLVDTDAGVEHIGRKIEEVSDCIIAIVDPTIESLEIASLLKKIALNLNKKFWIIANKITNDVEEILIKEAENMGLKIDGIVRFDKKMYLSYLKREPLKADAALMDLEKILKNLNLIIL; this comes from the coding sequence ATGAAAATCATGATATGTGGTAAAGGTGGTACAGGAAAGACTGCTTTAACAGTCCTTATTGCTAAGATATTATCAAAATATTTTAAAGTTTACATAATTGATTCTGATGAATCGAATATAGTTTTACCAATACTTTTGGGTGTAGCTACACCTAAATCTTTAGTAGAATATATAGGTGGAAAAAAGGAAGAGGAAGAATTTGAAAAAATGGAAACAGATATAGCTAAAGCTTTAACTAAAGCAAAAGAAGGAATAAAGCTCAATTTATTACCATCTGATTATATTTCTTTTTCTAATGAAGGAATAGGATTAGTTATTATAGGAAAAGTTAGAGAATATGGTGAAGGATGTGCATGTCCATTTAATATACTTACAAAAATATTACTAGGTAATTTAGCATTAGATAAAAATGAAATTGTTTTAGTAGATACGGATGCTGGAGTAGAACATATTGGTAGAAAAATTGAGGAAGTAAGTGATTGCATAATAGCTATAGTAGATCCTACGATAGAATCTCTTGAAATAGCATCATTATTGAAAAAAATTGCTTTAAATTTAAATAAAAAATTTTGGATCATAGCTAATAAAATTACAAATGATGTTGAAGAGATATTAATAAAAGAAGCAGAAAACATGGGCTTAAAAATAGATGGAATTGTAAGATTCGATAAAAAGATGTATCTTTCATATTTAAAAAGGGAACCTTTAAAAGCTGATGCAGCATTAATGGATTTAGAAAAAATATTAAAAAATTTAAATTTGATAATATTATAA
- a CDS encoding VanZ family protein gives MKKFIAITWTFLIAIASILPIPEGYDNFLSIGHIFSYFILSILWVYAIGFNFKALFISIALTPLTEVLQLAIPWRNSNIFDIGSNFLGVIIAFIILYILSKKF, from the coding sequence ATGAAAAAATTCATTGCTATAACATGGACTTTTTTAATCGCAATAGCATCTATTTTGCCAATACCAGAGGGATATGATAATTTTTTAAGTATTGGACATATTTTTTCATATTTTATTTTATCAATTCTATGGGTTTATGCAATAGGTTTTAATTTCAAAGCTTTATTTATTTCAATAGCTTTAACACCTTTAACAGAAGTATTGCAATTAGCAATACCATGGAGAAATTCTAATATTTTTGATATAGGAAGTAATTTTCTAGGAGTAATTATAGCCTTTATAATTCTTTATATTTTAAGTAAAAAATTTTAA